A single genomic interval of Mycolicibacterium holsaticum DSM 44478 = JCM 12374 harbors:
- a CDS encoding lipid-transfer protein produces the protein MSTDTPAPLYILGAGMHPWGKWGRDFTEYGVIAARAALADAGLDWPQIQMVAGADTIRNGYPGFIAGSTFAQKLGWNGVPVSSSYAACASGSQALQSARAHILAGFCDVALVIGADTTPKGAFAPVGGERKNDPDWQRFHLIGAMNPVYFALLARRRMDLYGATPEDFAQVKVKNSRHGLQNPNARYRKESAVEDVLASPVVADPLHQLDICATSDGAAALIVASKAFAQKHLGSLEGVPSVRAVSTVTPRYPQHLPELPDIATDSTAAVAAPERVFKDQILDAAYAEAGIGPEDVNLAEVYDLSTALELDWYEHLGLCAKGEAEQLLRSGATTIGGKVPVNPSGGLACFGEAIPAQAIAQVCELTWQLKGQATGRQVEHANVGITANQGLFGHGSSVIVAR, from the coding sequence GGGGCAAGTGGGGCCGTGACTTCACCGAGTACGGGGTGATCGCCGCGCGCGCCGCGCTGGCCGATGCCGGCCTGGACTGGCCGCAGATCCAGATGGTCGCCGGTGCCGACACCATCCGAAACGGCTATCCCGGTTTCATCGCCGGCTCCACGTTCGCCCAAAAGCTGGGCTGGAACGGGGTTCCGGTGTCCTCCTCCTACGCCGCGTGCGCCAGCGGCTCGCAGGCCCTGCAGAGCGCACGCGCCCACATTCTGGCCGGGTTCTGCGATGTGGCGCTGGTGATCGGTGCGGATACCACACCCAAGGGAGCGTTCGCCCCGGTCGGCGGTGAACGCAAAAACGACCCGGATTGGCAGCGCTTCCACCTGATCGGGGCGATGAACCCGGTGTACTTCGCGCTGTTGGCGCGGCGCCGGATGGATCTCTACGGCGCCACCCCCGAGGACTTCGCCCAGGTCAAGGTGAAAAACTCCCGCCACGGCCTGCAGAACCCGAATGCCCGCTACCGCAAGGAATCCGCCGTCGAAGACGTACTCGCCAGCCCGGTCGTCGCCGACCCGCTGCACCAGCTCGACATCTGCGCGACCTCGGACGGTGCGGCCGCACTGATCGTGGCGAGCAAGGCGTTCGCGCAGAAGCACCTCGGTTCCCTGGAGGGAGTGCCTTCGGTGCGCGCGGTCAGCACGGTGACGCCTCGTTATCCGCAGCATCTTCCTGAACTACCGGATATCGCAACCGATTCCACCGCCGCGGTAGCCGCACCCGAGCGGGTGTTCAAGGACCAGATCCTCGACGCTGCCTACGCTGAGGCCGGGATCGGTCCCGAGGATGTGAACCTCGCCGAGGTCTACGATCTGTCCACGGCCCTGGAGCTGGACTGGTACGAGCATCTGGGGCTGTGCGCCAAAGGTGAAGCCGAACAACTGCTCCGCAGCGGCGCAACCACCATCGGCGGCAAGGTCCCCGTCAACCCGTCCGGCGGGCTGGCCTGCTTCGGCGAAGCCATTCCGGCACAAGCCATCGCCCAAGTCTGCGAACTGACCTGGCAACTCAAAGGCCAAGCCACCGGCCGCCAAGTCGAACACGCCAACGTCGGCATCACCGCGAACCAGGGCCTGTTCGGCCACGGCTCGTCGGTGATCGTCGCCCGCTAG
- a CDS encoding DUF167 domain-containing protein, giving the protein MGPAGDTPGCGASSRTLVVRVKPGSRKGPLVEVGDDGSLTIYVPERAVDGKANAAVAKVLARHLDVAPSRVRLVSGQTARVKRFRID; this is encoded by the coding sequence GTGGGCCCAGCGGGCGACACACCGGGTTGCGGTGCGAGTTCACGCACGCTTGTCGTGCGGGTCAAACCGGGCAGCCGAAAAGGACCGTTGGTGGAGGTCGGCGACGACGGGTCGCTGACGATCTACGTGCCGGAGCGCGCGGTCGACGGCAAGGCCAACGCGGCTGTCGCCAAGGTGCTGGCGCGTCACCTCGACGTGGCTCCCAGTCGGGTGCGGTTGGTTTCGGGTCAGACGGCGCGGGTCAAGCGGTTCCGCATCGACTAG
- a CDS encoding ABC transporter ATP-binding protein: protein MTKSSDDKPVVLEVRDVVVQYGRIRALHGISLLVREGELVTLLGSNGAGKTTTMRAISGLLPLTAGSVWFEGADVTRVKAHHRVTRGLIQAPEGRGVFPGMTVVENIEMGCYGRKFASRAEHRERLDWVLELFPRLAERRTQVGGTLSGGEQQMLAIGRALMARPRVLLLDEPSMGLAPMVISQIFKIIADINAQGTTVLLVEQNAQQALSRSDRAYILETGEVTRSGNARELLADDSIRAAYLGVA from the coding sequence ATGACGAAATCGAGTGACGATAAACCGGTCGTGCTCGAGGTGCGCGACGTCGTCGTGCAGTACGGACGCATCCGTGCCCTGCACGGAATCTCGCTGTTGGTGCGGGAAGGCGAACTGGTGACCCTGCTGGGCTCCAACGGTGCGGGCAAGACGACGACGATGCGGGCGATCTCGGGGCTGTTGCCGCTGACCGCCGGATCGGTGTGGTTCGAAGGCGCCGACGTCACCAGGGTCAAGGCGCATCACCGGGTGACCCGCGGCCTCATCCAGGCGCCGGAGGGCCGCGGGGTGTTCCCAGGGATGACGGTCGTGGAGAACATCGAAATGGGTTGCTACGGACGCAAGTTCGCCTCCCGGGCCGAACACCGGGAACGGCTGGACTGGGTGCTGGAGCTGTTTCCCCGGCTCGCCGAACGCCGCACCCAGGTCGGGGGCACGCTGTCGGGCGGCGAGCAGCAGATGCTGGCGATCGGCCGCGCGCTGATGGCCCGTCCGCGGGTGCTGCTGCTCGACGAGCCGTCGATGGGCCTTGCGCCGATGGTGATCTCGCAGATCTTCAAGATCATCGCCGACATCAACGCTCAGGGCACCACGGTGCTGCTTGTTGAGCAGAACGCGCAACAGGCGCTGAGCCGTTCCGACCGCGCCTACATCCTGGAAACCGGGGAGGTCACCCGGTCGGGTAACGCGCGAGAGTTGTTGGCTGACGACAGCATTCGCGCCGCCTACCTCGGTGTCGCCTGA
- a CDS encoding ABC transporter ATP-binding protein, which yields MTIEELAGVHRDIHAAEGEILLQTKELTMKFGGLVALDSVSFSIRRGEILGLIGPNGAGKTTCFNAITGVYRPTSGTVLFDGAPLGRIKRHQITRRGIARTFQNIRLWGEMTALENVMVGTDARHFTSVPGALVRTPRHRREERSAIERSAALLHFVGIAHRGEEKAKNLSYGDQRRLEIARALATEPKLLCLDEPAAGFNPREKAALIELIQKIRDDGYTVLLIEHDMRLVMGVTDRIVVLEFGRKIADGLPAEIREDPRVIAAYLGVPDDEIE from the coding sequence GTGACGATCGAGGAACTCGCCGGCGTACACCGCGACATCCACGCTGCAGAGGGCGAAATCCTGCTGCAGACAAAGGAACTGACCATGAAGTTCGGCGGCCTGGTGGCGCTGGATTCGGTGTCGTTCAGTATCCGCCGCGGCGAGATCCTCGGCCTGATCGGACCCAACGGCGCGGGCAAGACCACCTGCTTCAACGCCATCACCGGTGTGTACCGGCCGACGTCGGGCACGGTGTTGTTCGACGGTGCACCGCTGGGCCGGATCAAACGTCACCAGATCACCCGCCGCGGCATCGCCCGCACGTTCCAGAACATCCGCCTGTGGGGTGAGATGACTGCGCTGGAGAACGTTATGGTCGGCACCGATGCGCGTCACTTCACCTCGGTGCCAGGGGCGTTGGTGCGCACGCCGCGCCACCGCCGCGAGGAGCGCTCGGCGATCGAACGCTCGGCGGCGCTGCTGCATTTTGTCGGCATCGCGCACCGCGGCGAGGAGAAGGCGAAAAACCTGTCATACGGCGACCAGCGGCGCCTGGAGATCGCCCGCGCGCTGGCCACCGAGCCCAAACTGCTCTGCCTCGACGAACCCGCCGCCGGGTTCAACCCTCGCGAGAAGGCCGCGCTGATCGAGCTGATCCAGAAGATCCGCGACGACGGGTACACCGTGCTGTTGATCGAGCACGACATGCGGCTGGTCATGGGGGTGACCGACCGCATCGTCGTGCTCGAGTTCGGCCGCAAGATCGCCGACGGCCTGCCTGCCGAGATCCGCGAAGACCCCCGGGTCATCGCGGCCTACCTGGGAGTGCCCGATGACGAAATCGAGTGA
- a CDS encoding branched-chain amino acid ABC transporter permease, translating into MRPSEKPQADRTSGWSAKVLAPGDAVRQWWDRLSRVQKWGFGVLAFGLLALLPLFPPPFLDTPNISFGGTMAQFAMVAIIAIGLNVVVGQAGLLDLGYVGFYAVGAYTVALLTSPNSPWNKMGPTGWLHEDWAWLACVPLAMAITALSGLILGTPTLRLRGDYLAIVTLGFGEIIRLMADNLSEVTNGPRGLNEVAYPRLGENERLPEGVFSSGNSAGEANYGTWWFWLGIVLMVVILILVGNLERSRVGRAWIAIREDEDAAEVMGVNAFRFKLWAFVIGAAIGGLSGALYAGQVQFVAPPTFNIINSMLFLCAVVLGGQGNKLGVVVGAFIIVYLPNRLLGVEFLGINLGDLKYLFFGLALVMLMIFRPQGLFPARQQLLTYGKVARDLLRSPEKESAR; encoded by the coding sequence ATGAGGCCCAGCGAGAAGCCGCAGGCGGATCGCACATCGGGGTGGTCCGCGAAGGTGTTGGCGCCAGGGGATGCGGTGCGCCAGTGGTGGGATCGCCTTTCGCGCGTGCAGAAGTGGGGCTTCGGGGTCCTCGCGTTCGGGTTGCTCGCACTGCTGCCGCTGTTTCCGCCGCCGTTCCTGGACACCCCCAACATCAGCTTCGGCGGAACCATGGCGCAGTTCGCCATGGTCGCGATCATCGCGATCGGCCTGAACGTCGTCGTGGGCCAGGCCGGCCTGCTCGACCTGGGGTACGTCGGCTTCTACGCCGTCGGCGCCTATACCGTCGCGCTGCTCACCAGCCCGAACAGCCCGTGGAACAAGATGGGGCCCACCGGTTGGCTGCACGAGGACTGGGCCTGGCTGGCGTGTGTGCCGTTGGCGATGGCCATCACCGCGCTGAGCGGGCTGATCCTGGGTACGCCGACGCTCCGGTTGCGCGGCGACTACCTGGCCATCGTCACGCTGGGATTCGGCGAGATCATCCGGCTGATGGCCGACAACCTGTCGGAGGTCACCAACGGGCCTCGGGGCCTCAACGAGGTCGCCTATCCGCGCCTGGGTGAGAACGAACGGCTACCCGAAGGGGTGTTCTCCAGCGGCAACTCGGCCGGGGAAGCCAACTACGGCACATGGTGGTTCTGGCTCGGCATCGTCCTGATGGTCGTGATCCTCATCCTGGTCGGCAACCTGGAACGCAGCCGGGTCGGGCGCGCGTGGATCGCCATCCGCGAGGACGAGGACGCCGCGGAGGTCATGGGCGTCAACGCGTTCCGGTTCAAACTGTGGGCGTTCGTCATCGGCGCGGCGATCGGCGGGCTGTCCGGGGCGCTGTACGCCGGGCAGGTGCAGTTCGTCGCGCCGCCGACGTTCAACATCATCAACTCGATGCTGTTCCTGTGCGCGGTGGTGCTGGGCGGGCAGGGCAACAAACTCGGCGTCGTGGTGGGGGCGTTCATCATCGTCTACCTGCCGAACCGGTTGCTGGGCGTGGAGTTCCTCGGGATCAACCTCGGCGACCTGAAGTACCTGTTCTTCGGGCTGGCGCTGGTGATGCTGATGATCTTCCGCCCCCAGGGCCTGTTCCCGGCGCGCCAGCAACTGCTGACCTACGGCAAGGTCGCACGCGACCTGTTGCGCTCGCCGGAGAAGGAGTCGGCGCGGTGA
- a CDS encoding branched-chain amino acid ABC transporter permease, which produces MTGTLPECVGESACLAANISFNLDGLRDGFWQLTIDGLSWGAIYALVAVGYTLVYGVLKLINFAHSEVFMFGMFGAYFCLDMVLGFTPSGNTYNKGLALTVLYLGIAMLFAMMVSATTAVGLEAVAYRPLRRRGAGRLSFLITAIGMSFVLQEFVHFILPKIIEGYGGSNAQQPIRLVAPETQFTVFGAAVSNITLIIVIAALILALLTDLAINQTKFGRGIRAVAQDPDTATLMGVSRERVIMMTFLIGGLLAGAAALLYTLKVPQGIIYSGGFLLGIKAFAAAVLGGIGNLRGALLGGLLLGIIENYGQAVFGTQWRDVVAFVLLVLVLFFRPTGILGESLGKARA; this is translated from the coding sequence ATGACCGGGACTTTGCCCGAGTGCGTCGGTGAGTCCGCGTGCCTGGCCGCCAACATCAGCTTCAACCTCGACGGCCTACGAGACGGTTTCTGGCAGCTGACGATCGACGGCCTGTCGTGGGGTGCGATCTACGCGCTGGTGGCGGTCGGCTACACGCTGGTCTACGGCGTGCTGAAGTTGATCAACTTCGCCCACTCCGAAGTCTTCATGTTCGGCATGTTCGGCGCCTACTTCTGCCTGGACATGGTCTTGGGGTTCACGCCGAGCGGTAACACCTACAACAAAGGCCTCGCGCTGACGGTGCTGTATCTGGGCATCGCCATGCTGTTCGCGATGATGGTGTCCGCCACCACCGCGGTGGGTCTGGAGGCGGTCGCCTATCGCCCGCTTCGCAGACGCGGGGCCGGACGGCTGTCCTTTCTCATCACCGCGATCGGCATGTCGTTCGTGTTGCAGGAGTTCGTGCACTTCATCCTGCCCAAGATCATCGAGGGGTACGGCGGATCCAACGCGCAACAACCGATCCGGCTCGTCGCCCCGGAGACGCAGTTCACCGTGTTCGGCGCGGCGGTCTCCAACATCACGCTGATCATCGTCATCGCCGCGCTGATCCTGGCCCTGCTGACCGACTTGGCCATCAACCAAACGAAGTTCGGCCGCGGCATCCGTGCGGTGGCCCAGGATCCGGACACCGCGACGCTGATGGGCGTGTCGCGGGAACGGGTCATCATGATGACGTTTCTCATCGGCGGCCTGCTGGCCGGGGCGGCGGCGTTGCTGTACACGTTGAAGGTGCCGCAGGGCATCATCTACTCCGGCGGCTTTCTGCTCGGGATCAAGGCGTTCGCGGCCGCGGTGCTCGGGGGCATCGGCAACCTGCGCGGCGCCCTGCTGGGCGGGCTGCTGCTGGGCATCATCGAGAATTACGGGCAGGCGGTCTTCGGCACCCAGTGGCGTGACGTGGTGGCGTTCGTTCTGCTGGTTCTGGTGTTGTTCTTCCGACCGACCGGGATACTCGGTGAGAGCCTTGGAAAGGCACGAGCATGA
- a CDS encoding branched-chain amino acid ABC transporter substrate-binding protein → MRGRVARNAVAIGSAGLLALGGAMALAGCQQSQPGGEDNAQADLKIVEQVQIDQSGAEVPPDNSATPADPAGDGQAQCPPVSIAMAGALNGPDAALGINIKNGIQLAVDKHNAANPGCQVQLKTFDTEGDPQKATQIAPQIINDAFTIGLIGPAFSGETMATGDVFNQAGLVAATASATNVTLSDKGWRTFFRGLGNDGVQGPAVANYMKNTLGHKKVCVVDDSTDYGLGLAQTMRETLGPVADSACNIAVKKGDKDFSAAVTQINGASPDSVFFSGYYAEAAPFVQQLRDSGFTGTFVSADGAKDPQFVKQAGDASKDAILSCPCGPSTGSFAEEYRQKFNQEPGTYSSEGYDLGTIMMKGIDSGAITRPALLEYIRNYDGRGVARQYQWTPTGELTNSLIWIYKVQ, encoded by the coding sequence GTGCGCGGTCGCGTAGCACGGAATGCAGTTGCTATCGGTAGCGCGGGTCTGCTCGCGCTCGGCGGCGCGATGGCGCTGGCCGGCTGCCAACAGTCCCAGCCCGGCGGCGAGGACAACGCGCAGGCCGACCTCAAGATCGTCGAGCAGGTGCAGATCGATCAGAGCGGCGCGGAAGTCCCGCCCGACAACAGCGCGACTCCGGCCGATCCGGCCGGCGACGGCCAGGCGCAGTGCCCCCCGGTCTCGATCGCCATGGCCGGCGCGTTGAACGGTCCGGACGCCGCGCTCGGCATCAACATCAAAAACGGCATCCAGTTGGCGGTCGACAAACACAACGCCGCCAACCCCGGCTGCCAGGTTCAGCTGAAGACCTTCGACACCGAGGGCGACCCGCAGAAAGCCACCCAGATCGCACCGCAGATCATCAACGACGCCTTCACCATCGGCCTGATCGGCCCGGCGTTCTCCGGTGAAACCATGGCCACCGGCGACGTGTTCAACCAGGCCGGCCTCGTCGCGGCCACCGCGTCGGCCACCAACGTGACCCTGTCGGACAAGGGCTGGCGGACCTTCTTCCGCGGACTGGGCAACGACGGGGTGCAGGGACCCGCGGTGGCCAACTACATGAAGAACACCCTGGGCCACAAGAAGGTCTGCGTCGTCGACGACAGCACCGACTACGGCCTCGGCCTGGCCCAGACGATGCGCGAGACGCTCGGCCCGGTCGCCGATTCGGCCTGCAACATCGCGGTGAAGAAGGGGGACAAGGACTTTTCGGCCGCGGTGACGCAGATCAACGGCGCCAGCCCGGACTCGGTGTTCTTCAGCGGCTACTACGCCGAAGCGGCACCGTTCGTGCAGCAACTCCGCGACAGCGGATTCACCGGCACCTTCGTCAGCGCTGACGGCGCCAAGGACCCGCAGTTCGTCAAGCAGGCCGGCGACGCATCAAAGGACGCCATCCTGTCCTGCCCGTGCGGTCCGTCCACGGGCAGCTTCGCCGAGGAGTACCGGCAGAAGTTCAACCAGGAGCCCGGCACCTACAGCAGTGAGGGCTACGACCTGGGCACGATCATGATGAAGGGCATCGACTCCGGCGCCATCACCCGGCCGGCACTGTTGGAGTACATCCGCAACTACGACGGTCGGGGAGTGGCCCGGCAGTACCAGTGGACACCCACCGGTGAGCTGACCAACAGCCTGATCTGGATCTACAAGGTTCAGTAG
- a CDS encoding ANTAR domain-containing response regulator, which produces MTASPTDAQTSRRVLVAEDEALIRMDLAEMLREEGYEIVGEAGDGQEAVDLAERLKPDLVIMDVKMPRRDGIDAAAEIAGKRIAPIVILTAFSQRDLVERARDAGAMAYLVKPFTITDLIPAIEVAVSRFREISALEREVATLADRLETRKLVERAKGLLQSKHQMTEPEAFKWIQRAAMDRRTTMKHVAEVVLENLETPEEAPPAS; this is translated from the coding sequence ATGACCGCGTCACCGACCGACGCCCAGACATCACGGCGCGTTCTCGTCGCCGAAGACGAGGCGCTCATCCGCATGGACCTTGCCGAGATGCTGCGCGAAGAAGGCTACGAGATCGTCGGAGAGGCCGGCGACGGGCAGGAGGCCGTCGACCTGGCCGAACGCCTCAAACCCGATCTGGTGATCATGGACGTCAAAATGCCCCGTCGGGACGGTATCGACGCGGCCGCCGAAATCGCCGGCAAGCGCATTGCACCCATCGTCATCCTCACGGCGTTCAGCCAGCGCGACCTCGTCGAGCGGGCCAGAGATGCCGGCGCGATGGCCTATCTGGTCAAACCGTTCACCATTACCGACCTGATCCCGGCCATCGAAGTTGCCGTCAGCCGGTTTCGCGAGATCTCTGCGCTGGAGCGCGAGGTGGCCACCCTGGCGGATCGGTTGGAGACCCGCAAACTTGTCGAGCGCGCCAAGGGTTTGCTGCAAAGCAAGCATCAGATGACTGAACCCGAAGCGTTCAAGTGGATCCAGCGCGCCGCGATGGACCGCAGAACCACCATGAAACATGTCGCCGAGGTGGTACTGGAAAACCTGGAGACGCCCGAGGAAGCCCCGCCGGCAAGCTAG
- a CDS encoding cellulase family glycosylhydrolase → MTNLLVPTEPMPKPRYEAQSLHIVHTATIKDESTTIGIADSDMYDPNLTEEQIVKRFDDMQALGVDTVRVLVPWGAIQQAEPGSPLEALFPPDWSRIDFILSQAQVRDMAVLGVLNSTPYWGGADGSGCLGCPGVAPDPTKFAAFAGEAVTRFNDLYPGVVSAYEVWNEPNYYRSWFPVVDPVAYTEVLKAAYTAIKAADPDATVVAGVLAAVVSAGGFTVDPVTFVQTMYANGAKGYFDALSYHPYNYDRPFGEQNPNFISPLRTLLQLRLTMLDNGDDLVKIWATEYGLPTSMVSYQQQADFIEDFLTTWAGGLSDEQIRQLPAQFRELAADWDSWIGPAFIYTLRDRLAAPDTEQGSMGLYYFDEATGEWKMKPAAEVIKWIIDDRAPDTLAEALAASLQKLVQQMADSVAAAVQTAVLPAVTQTVQQIGTQVRDALANALAAWVGSLSKPATTTAATRVPAVDAPVAAEQVAEFAETVEPDVTEPVEPDVAEPVEAELDDDAQEYADLSEDITEDMPVDVTEDLAEDLSEDVTEDLAEDITVEDTVDETTVGKHAQGAPENATSVDSIKDRLAGEASASDTDGGGGEDAGDTGADAAA, encoded by the coding sequence GTGACCAATTTGCTCGTCCCGACCGAGCCGATGCCCAAGCCCAGATACGAGGCCCAATCGCTTCACATCGTGCATACGGCGACCATCAAAGACGAATCGACGACGATCGGCATCGCTGATTCGGACATGTACGACCCGAACCTGACCGAGGAGCAGATCGTCAAGCGCTTCGACGACATGCAGGCATTGGGTGTCGACACCGTCCGGGTGCTGGTGCCGTGGGGGGCGATCCAGCAGGCCGAGCCCGGCAGTCCGCTGGAGGCGCTGTTCCCGCCCGACTGGAGCCGGATCGACTTCATCCTCAGCCAGGCCCAGGTACGTGACATGGCCGTGCTCGGGGTGCTGAACTCAACCCCGTACTGGGGCGGCGCCGACGGCAGTGGATGCCTCGGATGCCCGGGGGTGGCGCCCGATCCGACGAAGTTCGCCGCGTTCGCCGGTGAAGCGGTCACCCGGTTCAACGACCTCTACCCGGGCGTCGTCTCGGCATATGAGGTGTGGAACGAGCCGAACTATTACCGGTCGTGGTTCCCGGTGGTGGACCCCGTCGCCTACACCGAGGTGCTGAAGGCTGCCTACACCGCGATCAAGGCCGCCGACCCCGACGCGACGGTGGTCGCCGGCGTGCTGGCGGCGGTCGTGTCGGCCGGCGGCTTCACGGTGGATCCGGTGACGTTCGTGCAGACCATGTACGCCAACGGGGCGAAGGGCTATTTCGACGCGCTGTCATATCACCCGTACAACTACGACCGGCCGTTCGGCGAGCAGAACCCCAATTTCATCTCGCCGCTGCGCACCCTGCTGCAACTGCGCCTGACGATGCTCGACAACGGCGATGACCTAGTGAAGATCTGGGCGACCGAGTACGGGCTGCCGACGTCGATGGTCTCCTATCAACAGCAAGCCGACTTCATCGAGGACTTCCTGACCACCTGGGCCGGCGGGCTGTCCGACGAGCAGATCCGGCAGTTGCCCGCGCAGTTCCGGGAGTTGGCGGCCGACTGGGACAGTTGGATCGGCCCGGCATTCATCTACACGCTGCGCGACCGGTTGGCAGCGCCCGACACCGAACAGGGCTCGATGGGCCTGTACTACTTCGACGAGGCCACCGGTGAATGGAAGATGAAGCCGGCCGCCGAGGTCATCAAGTGGATCATCGACGACCGCGCGCCCGACACCCTGGCCGAGGCGCTGGCGGCGTCACTGCAGAAGCTCGTCCAGCAGATGGCCGACTCGGTGGCGGCGGCCGTCCAGACCGCGGTGCTGCCCGCGGTGACGCAGACCGTCCAGCAGATCGGCACCCAGGTTCGTGACGCCTTGGCCAATGCGCTTGCGGCCTGGGTGGGTTCGTTGTCGAAACCGGCGACGACGACGGCGGCGACCCGGGTGCCTGCGGTGGATGCGCCCGTGGCGGCCGAGCAGGTGGCCGAGTTCGCCGAAACCGTCGAGCCGGACGTGACCGAACCCGTCGAGCCGGACGTCGCCGAACCCGTCGAGGCCGAACTAGACGACGACGCCCAGGAGTACGCCGACCTGTCCGAAGACATCACCGAGGACATGCCGGTGGACGTCACCGAGGATCTCGCCGAGGACCTCAGCGAGGACGTCACCGAGGATCTCGCCGAGGACATCACCGTGGAGGACACCGTCGACGAGACGACCGTCGGCAAGCACGCCCAAGGCGCCCCCGAGAACGCCACGTCCGTCGATTCCATCAAGGACAGGCTGGCCGGTGAGGCGTCCGCGTCGGACACCGACGGCGGCGGCGGTGAGGACGCCGGTGACACCGGAGCCGACGCGGCCGCCTAG
- a CDS encoding adenylate/guanylate cyclase domain-containing protein, with product MESRAPARIRHRSSIAERHRRVLNVTAMISAAIIAFFGVQGLVIARDIWWIPLLNFGGAVVFMTIPFLCRFGELVAPLVFFAVAYATITVLCVHLGTGTGLQLYFVVAAAITLVVLGLDHLVLAGVLAAIGAAAVILLEYLVPNDTGAQPPWAFRTSFVLTVITAWILMVATLWYAMRELRRARLAMEAEYERSERLLANILPTTIADRLKDPTRNIIADKYDDASILFADIAGYTKRASDTAPSDLVRFLDRLYTDLDALVDRHGLEKVKTSGDSYMVVSGVPQPRKDHLEALACLALDMAEAVADLRDPRGREVPLRIGLAAGPVVAGVVGARKFFYDVWGDAVNVASRMESTDVEGRIQVPQDVYERLKDSYQFEERGAVDVKGKGVMHTWYLVGRRDDEAVRHAVELHPVSSPTPQSA from the coding sequence ATGGAAAGCCGCGCCCCCGCGCGCATCCGCCACCGTTCCAGCATCGCCGAACGTCATCGCCGGGTACTGAACGTGACCGCGATGATCAGCGCGGCCATCATCGCCTTCTTCGGCGTTCAGGGTTTGGTGATCGCCCGGGACATCTGGTGGATTCCGCTGTTGAACTTCGGCGGCGCTGTGGTTTTCATGACCATCCCGTTCCTCTGCCGGTTCGGGGAGTTGGTGGCGCCCTTGGTGTTCTTCGCGGTCGCCTACGCCACCATCACGGTGTTGTGCGTGCATCTGGGCACCGGTACCGGGCTGCAGTTGTATTTTGTGGTCGCCGCGGCGATCACCCTTGTCGTCCTCGGTCTGGATCATCTGGTACTGGCGGGCGTGCTCGCGGCCATCGGTGCGGCCGCGGTCATCCTGCTCGAGTACCTGGTGCCCAACGACACCGGTGCGCAACCGCCGTGGGCGTTTCGGACGTCGTTCGTCCTGACCGTGATCACCGCGTGGATTCTGATGGTGGCGACACTCTGGTACGCGATGCGCGAACTCCGGCGCGCGCGGCTGGCGATGGAGGCCGAATACGAACGCTCCGAACGGCTGCTGGCCAACATCCTGCCGACCACCATCGCCGACCGGCTCAAGGACCCGACCCGCAACATCATCGCCGACAAGTACGACGACGCCTCGATTCTGTTCGCCGACATCGCCGGATACACCAAGCGCGCCAGCGATACCGCGCCCAGCGATCTGGTCCGGTTTCTCGATCGGCTGTACACCGACCTCGACGCGCTGGTCGACCGCCATGGCCTGGAGAAGGTGAAGACCAGCGGGGATTCCTACATGGTGGTCAGCGGGGTGCCCCAGCCGAGAAAAGATCACCTCGAGGCGCTGGCCTGCCTGGCGCTGGACATGGCAGAGGCCGTCGCCGACCTGCGCGATCCGCGCGGACGCGAAGTGCCGCTGCGGATCGGTTTGGCTGCCGGCCCCGTGGTCGCCGGCGTCGTCGGGGCGCGCAAATTCTTCTACGACGTGTGGGGCGACGCGGTCAACGTCGCCTCGCGGATGGAGTCCACCGACGTCGAGGGCCGGATCCAGGTTCCGCAGGACGTCTACGAACGGCTCAAGGACTCATACCAATTCGAGGAGCGCGGCGCGGTCGACGTCAAAGGCAAGGGCGTGATGCACACGTGGTACCTGGTGGGCCGCCGCGACGACGAGGCGGTGCGTCACGCCGTGGAACTGCATCCGGTCAGCAGCCCTACACCTCAGTCGGCTTGA